A genomic region of Pseudoxanthomonas suwonensis contains the following coding sequences:
- a CDS encoding DUF4105 domain-containing protein yields MIRFLAALAALLLCLAGGRAQAAVPSFHLAADMAPAERAATLELLEQGTAKLPPTWSVALDRPVDFAWRDDLPDGVHGRAKHWRISLDRRLLADWMARPVAAGGDDPATRAALAALLHELAHLYDRTPAGGLSRDPRLLDLAGWQVAALGPGRRARNDFRDRSPDPYELASPREYVAVNLEHYLLDPDYACRRPMLAQYFDAHFGWLPPDREACAPGLPFVRDEVRSDDPQRLLGELDPERILEIDYLLAEGNERPMSRWGHGMLRLVVCAPDRPRGPDCRLDLQHHLVLSFRAFVGDVQISNWRGLTGSYPSRLFVLPLGQVIDEYTKVELRGLRSVPLALSHGEVAALAGRAAQLHWSYDGRYYFVSNNCAVETWKLLHDAVPRLAAMELSGITPNGLLRRLRAAGATAEAGVPADPAGQVRLGYHFEPASAQYEAMYAIARGELGLPQPDAAAWLALPPQLRTAALQRAGQRAAAALLVLESAALRRQEMLARDELKRRWLRDPHGLADAGVEIAGPLREFLRLGGAFSRPASWLEDVAGYGLPQAEERAVLAARVHEDAASRQAQAGALEAGVRQLLSPARRDALAGAEANVVLVGDRLRELFAEPPRASL; encoded by the coding sequence ATGATCCGCTTCCTTGCCGCGCTGGCGGCGCTGCTGCTCTGCCTGGCCGGCGGGCGGGCACAGGCCGCCGTGCCGTCGTTCCACCTCGCCGCGGACATGGCGCCGGCCGAGCGTGCCGCCACGCTGGAACTGCTGGAGCAGGGCACGGCGAAGTTGCCGCCGACGTGGTCCGTCGCACTGGACCGCCCGGTTGATTTCGCCTGGCGCGACGACCTGCCCGATGGCGTGCATGGCCGGGCGAAGCATTGGCGCATCTCACTGGACCGGCGGCTGCTGGCGGACTGGATGGCGCGCCCGGTCGCCGCCGGCGGCGACGATCCGGCCACCCGCGCCGCGCTGGCGGCGCTGCTGCACGAGTTGGCGCACCTGTACGACCGCACGCCCGCCGGCGGCCTGTCGCGCGACCCGCGCCTGCTCGACCTGGCGGGCTGGCAGGTCGCCGCGCTGGGGCCGGGCCGGCGCGCGCGCAACGACTTCCGCGACCGCTCGCCGGACCCGTACGAACTGGCGTCGCCGCGCGAATACGTGGCGGTCAACCTCGAGCACTACCTGCTCGATCCGGATTACGCCTGCCGCCGGCCGATGCTGGCGCAGTACTTCGATGCGCACTTCGGCTGGTTGCCGCCGGACCGGGAGGCGTGTGCCCCCGGGCTGCCGTTCGTGCGCGACGAAGTGCGCTCCGACGACCCACAGCGGCTGCTGGGCGAACTGGACCCCGAGCGGATCCTCGAGATCGACTACCTGCTGGCGGAAGGCAACGAGCGGCCGATGAGCCGCTGGGGTCACGGCATGCTGCGGCTGGTGGTGTGCGCGCCGGACCGCCCGCGTGGCCCGGACTGCCGGCTGGACCTGCAGCACCACCTGGTGCTGTCGTTCCGCGCCTTCGTCGGCGACGTGCAGATCTCGAACTGGCGCGGGCTGACCGGCTCGTATCCGTCGCGGCTGTTCGTGTTGCCGCTGGGGCAGGTGATCGACGAGTACACCAAGGTGGAGCTGCGTGGCCTGCGTTCGGTGCCGCTGGCGCTGTCGCACGGGGAGGTCGCCGCGCTGGCCGGGCGCGCGGCGCAGCTGCACTGGAGCTATGACGGCCGCTACTACTTCGTGTCCAACAACTGCGCGGTGGAGACCTGGAAGCTGCTGCACGACGCGGTGCCGCGGCTGGCGGCGATGGAGTTGTCCGGCATCACCCCGAACGGACTGCTGCGGCGGCTGCGCGCCGCCGGCGCGACCGCCGAGGCGGGTGTGCCCGCCGATCCGGCCGGGCAGGTCAGGCTCGGCTACCACTTCGAGCCGGCCAGCGCGCAATACGAGGCGATGTATGCGATCGCGCGCGGCGAACTGGGCCTGCCGCAACCGGATGCGGCCGCATGGCTGGCGTTGCCTCCGCAGTTGCGTACGGCGGCCCTGCAGCGTGCCGGCCAGCGCGCCGCAGCGGCGCTGCTGGTGCTGGAATCGGCGGCGTTGCGCCGGCAGGAAATGCTGGCGCGCGATGAGCTCAAGCGGCGCTGGCTGCGCGATCCGCACGGACTGGCCGATGCCGGCGTGGAGATCGCCGGGCCACTGCGGGAGTTCCTGCGCCTGGGCGGTGCGTTCAGCCGGCCGGCGTCATGGCTGGAGGACGTCGCGGGCTACGGCCTGCCGCAGGCGGAAGAGCGTGCGGTGCTGGCGGCGCGTGTGCACGAGGACGCGGCGAGCCGGCAGGCGCAGGCCGGCGCGCTGGAGGCCGGCGTCCGCCAGTTGCTGTCGCCAGCGCGGCGCGATGCCCTGGCGGGGGCCGAGGCCAACGTAGTGCTGGTCGGCGACCGCCTGCGTGAACTGTTCGCCGAACCGCCGCGGGCGTCCTTGTAG
- a CDS encoding DUF2388 domain-containing protein, with the protein MKSFAPSAALVLLCALAPNALAGSFAGTSAGTSAGASSAGTSASSNSTSGDDKLVREAREDAAGFVASEGQVRTARLEAALRVMRERDAAAREASDLALARAILARE; encoded by the coding sequence ATGAAATCCTTCGCTCCCTCCGCCGCGCTGGTCCTGCTGTGCGCGCTGGCCCCCAACGCCCTGGCCGGCAGTTTCGCCGGCACCTCCGCCGGCACCTCGGCCGGCGCTTCTTCCGCCGGTACCTCCGCTTCGTCCAACAGCACCTCCGGCGACGACAAGCTGGTGCGCGAGGCGCGCGAGGATGCGGCTGGCTTCGTCGCCAGCGAGGGCCAGGTGCGCACCGCGCGGCTGGAGGCGGCACTGCGGGTGATGCGCGAGCGCGACGCGGCCGCGCGCGAGGCCAGCGACCTGGCGCTGGCGCGGGCGATCCTCGCCCGCGAGTAG
- a CDS encoding NUDIX hydrolase yields the protein MHDAALAGALAEYRQRWCEESETVDAFLALLADPWPPFVRERLAGHFTGSAWVVSADGHRTLLTHHRKLDRWLQPGGHADGDADLARVALREAEEETGVAGLRLEDGAIFDLDRHWIPARGEVPGHWHYDVRYVVRAGTDECFVVSEESNDLAWREVAAVAADPSSDESMRRMAGKWLARG from the coding sequence ATGCATGACGCGGCACTTGCCGGCGCATTGGCCGAATATCGGCAGCGCTGGTGCGAGGAATCGGAGACGGTCGACGCCTTCCTCGCCCTGCTGGCCGATCCGTGGCCGCCCTTCGTCCGCGAGCGCCTGGCCGGGCATTTCACCGGTTCGGCCTGGGTGGTCAGCGCCGACGGCCACCGCACCCTGCTGACCCACCACCGCAAGCTCGACCGCTGGCTGCAGCCGGGCGGCCATGCCGACGGTGATGCCGACCTGGCCCGGGTGGCGCTGCGCGAGGCCGAGGAGGAGACGGGCGTGGCCGGCCTGCGGCTGGAGGACGGGGCGATCTTCGATCTGGACCGGCACTGGATCCCGGCGCGCGGCGAGGTGCCCGGACACTGGCACTACGACGTGCGCTACGTGGTGCGGGCGGGAACGGACGAGTGTTTCGTGGTCAGCGAGGAGTCGAACGACCTGGCGTGGCGGGAGGTCGCGGCCGTCGCCGCCGATCCGTCCAGCGACGAATCGATGCGGCGCATGGCTGGCAAGTGGTTGGCGCGGGGCTGA
- a CDS encoding DUF4189 domain-containing protein — MWNLVLVALGALVPAYSHAASAVVHDPDSGAFGYSFNQPSVSLAARDAVGHCVRRSLNCSQLATTSEPGYSALVTGSRSIGYALSQPNDEQARDKAMAMCRRRSDNCVLHLVWHEVPGESTRIPPAPPAPTVTLP; from the coding sequence ATGTGGAACTTGGTCCTCGTCGCCCTCGGTGCGCTGGTGCCTGCGTACAGCCATGCGGCCTCCGCCGTGGTCCACGACCCGGATTCCGGAGCCTTCGGCTACTCGTTCAACCAGCCGAGCGTCAGCTTGGCGGCACGGGATGCCGTTGGGCATTGCGTCCGGCGCTCGCTCAACTGCAGCCAGCTCGCCACTACCAGCGAGCCAGGCTACTCCGCCTTGGTGACGGGTAGCCGGTCCATCGGCTATGCCCTGTCCCAGCCCAACGACGAGCAGGCGAGGGACAAGGCAATGGCCATGTGCCGCCGCCGGTCGGACAATTGCGTCCTGCACTTGGTCTGGCACGAAGTCCCGGGCGAAAGCACCCGCATTCCCCCCGCGCCCCCGGCGCCGACGGTGACCCTTCCCTGA
- a CDS encoding FAD-binding oxidoreductase produces the protein MTDPRLADLLQSVPDLRLKTDAADLEHYGRDWTRRWTPAPLAIALPGTVAEVQAVVQWANRHGVAVVPSGGRTGLSGGAVAANGELVLSLERMNKVLDFDAVDRTLTVQAGIALEAVHNTAREHGLVYPVDFGARGSCSIGGNIATNAGGIRVIRYGNTREWIAGLTVVTGAGEVLELNRALVKNSSGYDFRQLMIGSEGTLGIVVEAILRLTDPPPPTNVMLLALPSFEVLMRVFAEFRGRLRLEAFEFFTDHALRHVLAHGAHKPLDQEYPYYVVTEFASDDEATEAAAMAAFEHCMEQGWVADGVISQSEAQAQQIWRLREGITEAVARYKPYKNDVSVRISAMPAFLAQAQALLGQAYPHFEVVWFGHIGDGNLHINVLKPDDTADAEFVAQCEQVTKLLAQALQAHGGSISAEHGIGLVKKPYLGSTRSDAEVALMRGVKRVFDPNGILNPGKLLDA, from the coding sequence ATGACCGATCCCCGCCTCGCCGACCTGCTGCAGTCGGTGCCCGACCTGCGCCTGAAGACCGACGCCGCCGACCTGGAGCACTACGGCCGCGACTGGACCCGGCGCTGGACCCCGGCGCCGCTGGCGATCGCCCTGCCGGGCACTGTCGCCGAGGTGCAGGCGGTCGTGCAGTGGGCCAACCGGCACGGCGTGGCGGTGGTCCCCTCCGGCGGCCGCACCGGCCTGTCGGGCGGCGCGGTGGCGGCCAACGGCGAGCTGGTACTCAGCCTGGAGCGGATGAACAAGGTGCTGGACTTCGATGCCGTCGATCGCACCCTGACCGTGCAGGCCGGCATCGCCCTGGAGGCCGTGCACAACACCGCGCGCGAACACGGCCTGGTCTACCCGGTGGATTTCGGCGCGCGCGGCTCGTGTTCGATCGGCGGCAACATCGCCACCAACGCCGGTGGCATCCGCGTGATCCGCTACGGCAACACCCGCGAGTGGATCGCCGGCCTGACCGTGGTCACCGGCGCCGGCGAGGTGCTCGAACTCAACCGTGCCCTGGTCAAGAACTCCAGCGGCTACGACTTCCGCCAGCTGATGATCGGTTCGGAAGGCACGCTCGGCATCGTGGTCGAGGCGATCCTGCGCCTGACCGATCCGCCGCCGCCGACCAACGTGATGCTGCTGGCGCTGCCCTCGTTCGAGGTGCTGATGCGGGTGTTCGCCGAGTTCCGCGGCCGCCTGCGGCTGGAGGCGTTCGAGTTCTTCACCGACCACGCGCTGCGCCACGTGCTGGCCCACGGCGCGCACAAGCCGCTGGACCAGGAGTACCCGTACTACGTGGTCACCGAGTTCGCCAGCGACGACGAAGCCACCGAGGCCGCGGCGATGGCCGCCTTCGAGCACTGCATGGAGCAGGGCTGGGTGGCCGACGGCGTGATCAGCCAGAGCGAAGCCCAGGCACAGCAGATCTGGCGGCTGCGCGAGGGCATTACCGAGGCGGTGGCGCGCTACAAGCCGTACAAGAACGACGTGTCGGTGCGGATCTCGGCGATGCCGGCGTTCCTGGCCCAGGCGCAGGCGCTGCTGGGCCAGGCCTACCCGCACTTCGAGGTGGTCTGGTTCGGTCACATCGGCGACGGCAACCTGCACATCAACGTGCTCAAGCCGGACGACACCGCCGACGCCGAGTTCGTGGCCCAGTGCGAGCAGGTGACCAAGCTGCTGGCGCAGGCATTGCAGGCCCACGGCGGCAGCATCTCGGCCGAGCACGGCATCGGCCTGGTCAAGAAACCCTACCTGGGCAGTACCCGCAGCGATGCCGAGGTCGCGCTGATGCGCGGGGTCAAGCGGGTGTTCGACCCGAACGGGATCCTGAACCCGGGCAAGCTGTTGGATGCCTGA
- a CDS encoding amino acid permease: MSKGLFIVKPVEPAGHVDAGEPVEGSLQGEATLKRTLTARQLVLLGIGAVIGAGIFVLSGHAAAEHAGPAVVLSFVIAGIACALAGLCYAEFAAMLPVSGSAYSYSYATLGEFVAWFIGWNLVLEYMFAASTVAVGWSGYLNSLLTQLGLGLPASLAAAPLNVVDGAIVHTGGLINLPAVAIIAAISGLCYVGITQSAFVNSIIVAIKVTVIVLFVAFAAKYVNPENWTPFIPENEGPGKYGIDGIIRGASVVFFAYIGFDAVSTAAGEAKNPQRDMPIGILGSLVICTIIYIVMALVLTGLLPYTLLSTPKPVATALETYPSLAWLKYIVEIGAIAGLSSVILVMLMAQPRIFYSMSKDGLLPKFLAKVHPKFQTPYVGTILVGIFASLLAGFLPIGLLGELVSMGTLLAFATVCIGIVVLRRTRPDLPRPFRVPLYWLIAPLGAAACLYLFWQPFRDHWYLMVGWTILGMLIYFAYGYRHSKLRNRG; encoded by the coding sequence ATGTCCAAGGGTCTATTCATCGTCAAGCCGGTCGAACCGGCCGGCCACGTAGACGCCGGCGAGCCGGTCGAGGGCAGCCTCCAGGGCGAAGCCACGCTCAAGCGCACCCTGACTGCCCGCCAGCTGGTGCTGCTGGGCATCGGCGCGGTGATCGGCGCCGGCATCTTCGTGCTCAGCGGCCATGCCGCGGCCGAGCATGCCGGCCCGGCGGTGGTGCTGAGCTTCGTCATCGCCGGCATTGCGTGTGCGCTGGCCGGCCTGTGCTACGCCGAGTTCGCGGCGATGCTGCCGGTCTCCGGCAGCGCCTATTCGTACTCGTACGCGACCCTGGGCGAGTTCGTGGCCTGGTTCATCGGTTGGAACCTGGTGCTGGAATACATGTTCGCCGCCTCGACGGTGGCGGTGGGCTGGTCGGGTTACCTGAACAGCCTGCTGACCCAACTCGGCCTGGGCCTGCCGGCCTCGCTGGCAGCCGCGCCGCTGAACGTGGTCGACGGCGCCATCGTCCACACCGGCGGCCTGATCAACCTGCCGGCAGTGGCGATCATCGCCGCGATCAGCGGCCTGTGCTACGTCGGCATCACCCAGTCGGCCTTCGTCAACTCGATCATCGTGGCGATCAAGGTCACGGTGATCGTGTTGTTCGTGGCCTTCGCCGCCAAGTACGTGAACCCCGAGAACTGGACCCCGTTCATTCCCGAGAACGAGGGCCCGGGCAAGTACGGCATCGATGGCATCATCCGCGGCGCCTCGGTGGTGTTCTTCGCCTACATCGGCTTCGACGCGGTCTCCACCGCCGCCGGCGAGGCCAAGAACCCGCAGCGCGACATGCCGATCGGCATCCTCGGCTCGCTGGTGATCTGCACCATCATCTACATCGTGATGGCCCTGGTCCTGACCGGCCTGCTGCCCTACACGCTGCTGAGCACGCCCAAGCCGGTGGCCACCGCGCTGGAGACCTACCCGTCGCTGGCCTGGCTCAAGTACATCGTCGAGATCGGCGCGATCGCCGGCCTGTCCTCGGTGATCCTGGTGATGCTGATGGCGCAGCCGCGCATCTTCTACTCGATGTCCAAGGACGGCCTGCTGCCGAAGTTCCTGGCCAAGGTCCACCCGAAGTTCCAGACCCCGTACGTGGGCACGATCCTGGTCGGCATCTTCGCCTCGCTGCTGGCCGGCTTCCTGCCGATCGGCCTGCTCGGCGAGCTGGTGTCGATGGGCACGCTGCTGGCCTTCGCCACGGTCTGCATCGGCATCGTCGTGCTGCGCCGCACGCGCCCGGACCTGCCGCGTCCGTTCCGCGTGCCGCTGTACTGGCTGATCGCCCCGCTCGGCGCCGCCGCGTGCCTGTACCTGTTCTGG
- the serA gene encoding phosphoglycerate dehydrogenase has product MSPKKTSYPKQDIRVLLLEGVSPTAVETFRAAGYSQIEFHEKSLPEDELKARIAEAHIVGIRSRTHLTADVLAEAKRLIAVGCFCIGTNQVDLDAAELAGIPVFNAPYSNTRSVAELVVAQAVLLMRGIPQKNAECHRGGWSKSAAGSHEVRGKTLGIIGYGHIGTQVGVLAEALGMHVIFHDVETKLSLGNARPASSLGDLLARSDVVTLHVPETPATKNMFGPAQIAAMKRGAHLINASRGTVVDIDALAAALRSGQVGGAAVDVFPVEPKGNSEAFVSPLTEFDNVILTPHVGGSTLEAQDNIGVEVAAKLVRYSDNGSTLSAVNFPEVTLPGHEDSLRLLHIHRNVPGVLSKINEIFSRHALNIDGQFLRTDPKVGYVVIDVSADEAQGAALREELAAIPGTLRTRVLY; this is encoded by the coding sequence ATGTCGCCCAAGAAGACCTCGTACCCGAAGCAGGACATCCGCGTATTGCTGCTGGAAGGCGTCAGCCCGACCGCGGTGGAAACCTTCCGCGCCGCCGGCTACAGCCAGATCGAGTTCCACGAGAAGTCGCTGCCGGAGGACGAACTGAAGGCGCGCATCGCCGAGGCGCACATCGTCGGCATCCGCTCGCGCACCCACCTCACCGCCGACGTGCTGGCCGAGGCCAAACGCCTGATCGCGGTCGGCTGCTTCTGCATCGGCACCAACCAGGTCGACCTGGACGCGGCCGAGCTGGCCGGCATCCCGGTGTTCAACGCGCCCTATTCCAACACCCGCTCCGTGGCCGAGCTGGTGGTGGCGCAGGCGGTGTTGCTGATGCGCGGCATCCCGCAGAAGAACGCCGAATGCCATCGCGGCGGCTGGTCCAAGTCGGCCGCCGGCAGCCACGAGGTGCGCGGCAAGACCCTGGGCATCATCGGCTACGGCCACATCGGCACCCAGGTCGGCGTACTGGCCGAGGCGCTGGGCATGCACGTCATCTTCCACGACGTGGAGACCAAGCTTTCGCTGGGCAACGCACGCCCGGCGTCCAGCCTGGGCGACCTGCTGGCGCGCTCGGACGTGGTCACCCTGCACGTGCCGGAGACTCCGGCGACGAAGAACATGTTCGGCCCCGCCCAGATCGCGGCGATGAAGCGCGGCGCGCACCTGATCAACGCCTCGCGCGGTACCGTGGTCGACATCGACGCGCTGGCCGCGGCGCTGCGCTCGGGCCAGGTCGGTGGCGCGGCAGTGGACGTGTTCCCGGTCGAGCCCAAGGGCAACAGCGAGGCCTTCGTCTCGCCGCTGACCGAATTCGACAACGTGATCCTGACCCCGCACGTCGGCGGCAGCACGCTGGAGGCGCAGGACAACATCGGCGTGGAGGTGGCGGCCAAGCTGGTCCGCTACAGCGACAACGGCAGCACCCTGTCGGCGGTGAACTTCCCCGAGGTCACCCTGCCCGGACACGAGGACAGCCTGCGCCTGCTGCACATCCACCGCAACGTGCCGGGCGTGCTGTCGAAGATCAACGAGATCTTCAGCCGCCACGCATTGAACATCGACGGCCAGTTCCTGCGCACCGACCCCAAGGTCGGCTACGTGGTGATCGACGTGTCCGCCGACGAGGCCCAGGGCGCGGCGCTGCGCGAGGAACTGGCGGCGATCCCGGGGACGCTGCGGACGCGGGTGCTGTACTGA
- the yeiP gene encoding elongation factor P-like protein YeiP — MRASEIKKGNVVEYNNGVYQVRDIERSSPQGRGGNVRFRFIMYSVPGGNKLDASFDADDNLVEVELLRRQATFSYKDGDAFVFMDDEDYTPYTLDPDAIGDAAGYITDGLAGIYVQVIDEQPVAIQLPQHVTLEVVETPPELKGGTATKRPKPATLSTGIEIMVPEYITTGERILVNTTTGEFGGRAD, encoded by the coding sequence ATGAGAGCCAGCGAAATCAAGAAGGGCAACGTCGTCGAGTACAACAACGGCGTCTACCAGGTCCGCGACATCGAGCGCAGCTCGCCGCAGGGCCGCGGCGGCAATGTCCGCTTCCGTTTCATCATGTACAGCGTGCCCGGCGGCAACAAGCTGGACGCCAGCTTCGACGCCGACGACAACCTGGTCGAGGTCGAACTGCTGCGCCGCCAGGCCACCTTCTCGTACAAGGACGGCGACGCGTTCGTGTTCATGGACGACGAGGACTACACCCCGTACACCCTGGATCCGGATGCGATCGGCGACGCCGCCGGCTACATCACCGACGGCCTGGCCGGCATCTACGTGCAGGTGATCGACGAGCAGCCGGTGGCGATCCAGCTGCCGCAGCACGTGACCCTGGAAGTGGTCGAGACCCCGCCGGAGCTGAAGGGCGGCACCGCGACCAAGCGGCCGAAGCCGGCCACGCTCAGCACCGGCATCGAGATCATGGTCCCGGAGTACATCACCACCGGCGAACGGATCCTGGTCAACACCACCACCGGTGAGTTCGGCGGCCGGGCGGACTGA
- a CDS encoding SDR family oxidoreductase, which yields MQLSCVRAVVTGGVSGLGFAVAQRLVADGGKVALLDVNDDKGAEAVAALGEANARYFRTDVTDEAGVVATLEAARDFLGGLNAAINCAGILGAGRVLGKEGPMPLDGFARTVMVNLVGSFNVAKAAAALMQHNEPGEDGERGAIVNTASVAAYEGQIGQAAYSASKGGVVGMTLPMARELARFGIRVLTVAPGVFWTPMVDGMPESVQQSLAATIPFPARLGRPEEFADTVAFILRTRYLNGETIRLDGATRLAPK from the coding sequence ATGCAGCTTTCCTGTGTCCGCGCCGTCGTCACCGGTGGCGTCTCCGGCCTCGGCTTCGCCGTGGCCCAGCGCCTGGTCGCCGACGGCGGCAAGGTCGCCCTGCTCGACGTTAACGACGACAAGGGCGCCGAAGCCGTCGCCGCCCTCGGCGAGGCCAACGCACGCTACTTCCGCACCGACGTCACCGACGAGGCCGGCGTCGTCGCCACCCTCGAAGCCGCCCGCGACTTCCTCGGCGGCCTCAACGCCGCCATCAACTGCGCCGGCATCCTCGGCGCCGGTCGCGTGCTGGGCAAGGAGGGCCCGATGCCGCTGGACGGCTTCGCCCGCACGGTGATGGTCAACCTGGTCGGCAGCTTCAACGTGGCCAAGGCCGCCGCGGCGCTGATGCAGCACAACGAACCGGGCGAGGACGGCGAGCGCGGCGCGATCGTCAACACCGCCTCGGTGGCCGCCTACGAAGGCCAGATCGGCCAGGCCGCCTACTCCGCCTCCAAGGGCGGCGTGGTCGGCATGACCCTGCCGATGGCGCGCGAGCTGGCCCGCTTCGGCATCCGCGTATTGACCGTGGCCCCCGGCGTGTTCTGGACGCCAATGGTCGACGGGATGCCCGAGTCCGTGCAGCAGTCGCTGGCGGCGACCATCCCCTTCCCCGCCCGCCTCGGCCGGCCGGAGGAGTTCGCCGACACGGTGGCCTTCATCCTGCGCACCCGCTACCTCAACGGCGAGACCATCCGCCTGGACGGCGCCACCCGCCTGGCACCGAAGTAA